The window TAATATAAAAACTTTTGAATGTTAAATTATAAAATTATTTGTTGGCTATGATTAGAATGAGTGAAAAAGAAATCAGAGAATTTCTTCAAAAATTAGGTTTAAAAATTGAGAATTGAATTAAACTAGCTAATTTTTTATCTATTTATCCAACAGACAGAATTATTAAAGATTATTTCTATATCTTCTTAGATAAAAACACTGACATGTTTTATGAGGGAACTACAGATACTGACATCATTAGCTTAATTATGTTTGATAAAGAAATTAGTACTAACTTATTAAAGTGATTGTTAATATTTGAAACAAGATTTAAAAAAATTCTAATTGAAAAATGGGTGGATATTGCAAAACCTAAAACTGATAAAGTTTATTTATTAAATGAAAATGACTTTATAAAATTGATTCCTAATATTAGAAAAAATAATTTAGATTTTAAAAAGTTTACTTATTCATTATTTGAACATGTTTCTAACTCAGAATTTCTTCAAGATTATCACAGCTTAAAAGATATTCCATTTCATGATCTTTCTTACTCTTGAACTTTTGCTACTGCTATTAATTTTTATAGAGTTGTATCTGACCAAGTGCAAAAAGAAATTTTAATTGAATTTAATATCCCTTTTGAATTTAAAGATTATTTTCATAAAGCCTTAAATGTCTTTTTAAAAATTAGAAACACTATATCTCACAATCATATTATTTATAATTTCAAAACCAATTTATATAGATTGGAATTTAATAAAATTTATAAGTATTTATTTAAAGAAGACAATCAATTAAACCAACCAATTAATCTAAATCAAATTATGACATTTTTAGATTATTTATTAAATTGGAAACATTGTAAAAAAGAGTTTGAAGATAAACTAAAAGATCTTAAGATTTTAAACAAAGCTAAAGAGAACTTAATTAAACTTTTCTATGGTTTAGAGTATTAAAAAAAGGAAATTATTTATTTAATTTCCTTTTTTTCTTTTTCCATTCTTATAATTTCTTTCAAATGGTTTTCTAGTGTTCTAACACCACTGATTGTAGGTAATATATATCTTTTATTTTTAATTAATTTAGGTCTAACTGCTTTGTATGAAATAAACTTGTTATTAACTAAACAAAATTTATATGTTTTACCAATTTTGAAAAAATCAAATAAATCAACACTATAGTCAGATATCTGGTTAATATCACAAATGTGCTTTTCTTTTTTATACTCTACAACCAAATGATCTTTCTTAATGTCTAATACTTTGCAAAGAATGATTTTTTTGTTTTTCACTAAATTCATAATTTTAATAATATTATATAATTACTTATGCTTGATAATAATACAAATAAAATAATAGATGAAATAAAAGATGTAATTGACTCTATTAGATTTTACATAAATCAAGATGGAGGAGATTTAGAATTTGTTGACTACAACCCTGAAAAAGGTGAAGTTACTATCAAAATATTGGGAGAATGCATTGGATGTTCTTTAATTGATGTAACTTACAAAGAGGGGTTAGAAACAATTCTAAAAAATGAAGTGGAAGGAGTTAAGTCAGTTATTGTTACTGAATAAAAATTTGTTATGAATAAAGGTACAAAAACACCAGCTATAAATAAAAATGATAGATTTGTTAATCTAACTATTGATACATTAAGGGTTTTAAGTTGTGAAATGATTGCTGAAGCAAAATCAGGTCACCCTGGAATTGCATTAGGAGCAGCACCAATTTTATATACTTTATTTAAAAACCACTTAGTAGCTGATCCAACTAAAAGTTTTTTAAACAGAGATAGATTTGTTATGAGTGCAGGGCATGGGAGTGCTTTGCTATATGCAGTAATGCATTTATCAGGATATGATATTTCACTTAATGATTTAAAAAATTTTAGAAAAATAAATTCTAAAACTGCAGGTCATCCTGAAAATATTTTAATAGATGGAGTTGATATCTCAACAGGTCCTCTTGGTCAAGGAGTTGGGGCTGCAGTTGGAATGGCAATTGCTGAAACTAAAATGAACCAATATTTTAAAAAATATAATTTGGTAAATTACTACACATATTGTTTACTAGGTGATGGATGTTTCCAAGAAGGTGTATCATTTGAAGCACTTTCAATTGCTGCTAAATATAAATTAAATAAACTTATATTTTTATATGATTCTAATGATGTTCAATTAGAAGGAAGAGTAGCAGACAGCACTGTAATTGATACTAAAAAATATTTTGAATCAATTGGATTAAACTATATAAAAGTTGCTAATGGTAATGATTACAATGAAATAAATGAAGCTATCTTATTAGCTAAAAAATCAGAAGAAAAACCAACAATTATTGAAATTAAAACAAAAATTGGATTTGGTTCAGTTCATGAAGATTCACCAAAATCACATGGTGCTCCATTAAGTGAAGAAGAAATTGATTTATTAAAAAACAAATTAAACTATCATAATGAAAAGTTTGAAATTTCTAAAAATGCTTACTTTGATTTTGAATCATTCAAAAAAAGAGGAACAAAAGCTAGAGAATCTTTTGAAGAAAAAGTTAAAAAACTAAAAGCTGCAGATCCTACAAAATATAAAGTTTTAGAAAACATTTTAAATAAAGAAATTTCTTTTGATAAAAAAGCATTTAGTGATTATCAAAAAACAAAAGATTCAACAAGAAATTTATCAAACTATGTTTTATCAAAAATTGCAGAAATCAATCCTTTATTAACATTACTTTCACCAGATATTTCAAGCTCTACTAAAATCAACTTTGCTAAAGGCGGAGTTTATTCAACTGATAATAGATTGGGGATGAACTTAAATCTTGGTGTTAGAGAATTTGCAATGGGAACAATCATTAATGGGATTTGTTCAACAGGTCTAAAAGCAATAGGTTCTACATTCTTGCCTTTCTCTGATTACTGTAAAGCTGCTATTAGATTATCTTCAGTTTCTAAAAATCCAGGTGTTTTTGTATTTAGTCATGATTCAATTGCTGTTGGAGAAGATGGACCAACTCATCAAGCAGTTGAACAATTATGGGGATTAAGATTAATTCCAAACCATTATTTAATTAGACCTTGTAACTTAGATGAAACAATTAAAGCATTTGAAATTGCTTTAACAAATACTGAAAGTACATTCTCTATTATTACTTCTAGACAAGAATTTGATTTACCAAATGGAGCAGCTTCTAAAGTTTCTAGAGGCGCATATGCTATTAAATCTGATAGACAAGCAATTGTAAATATCTTAGCTACAGGAAGTGAAGTGGCACTTGCTTTCCAAGTTGAAAGTATCTTATCTAGTAAATATAACATCAAAGCAAACATTATTTCAGTTCCTTGTGTAGAGTTATTTTTAAAACAAATTGAATCTTATGAAAAAGCAGTTTTAGGAACAACTTTAGATGCAAGTAGAACAGTATCAATTGAATTTGGTTCTTCTCTTCCTTGAAGTAGATATGCAGGAATTAGAATTGGTGTAAACAAATTTGGTTTATCTGGTACTTTTGAAAGTGTTTGTAAAAAAATGAAATTAACTGCAGAAGATATTGCTGAAAAGATTAACAACTCACTACCAAAATTAAAAAAAGGTGAAACATTAGTTAACAACTAAAATAATCTTTACTAATAAATGAAGTTTATCTAAAATAAACTTCATTTTTATTTTTTATCAAAAAGAAAATGAAAAAATATTCCATATAAAAAATAATACATATAATTAATAGTGTTTATATTAAATTTTTGAACTAAATAAAGGATTTATTAATTTTATGAAAATGATTAAAAAAACTAAAATTACTGCAACTTTAGGACCATCAATTACTGGAAAAATTTTCACATTAGCAGATTTTAACAAACCTGAAAACAAGGGAGTTATTGAAACTGCTAAGAAAAATTTAGCAGCTTTATTTGATGCAGGTGTGAATGTAGTAAGATTTAACTTTTCTCATGGTGATTATGAAGAACAAACAATTAGATTAAACCTAGTTAGAGAAGTTGCTAAAGAAAAAGGTGTTAACATTTCTACAATGTTAGACACAAAAGGACCAGAAATCCGTGTTTACAAAACAAGTGAAAAAGAAGTTGAAATTAAATCAGATAGTAAAGTAAGAATTTATACAACTAAAAAAGAAATTGGTACAAGTGAAAAATTCTCTGTTTTAGATTCTACTGGTACATACAACATGGCAAAAGATGTTCAACCAGGAAATACAATTTTTGTAGATGATGGAAAATTGAAATTAGAAGTAATTTCATCAAATGTTGAAGAAGGAATTATTGAAACAATTGCACGTAACACTTGAATTCTTAGAGAAAACAAAAGAATTAATTTACCAGACTCTAATTATTCAATTCCTTTTATGTCTGATAAAGATAGAAATGATATTATTTTTGCAATTAAAAATAAATTTGATTACATTGCAGCATCATTTGTAAATACAGGTGATAATGTAAGAGAAATTAAAAAAATCTTAAAAGAACATGGTGGAGAACACATCCAAATCATTTCTAAAATTGAAACTATGACTGGAATTAAATCATTAGATGACATTATCGATGAATCAGATTCAATAATGGTTGCTAGAGGTGATCTAGGATTAGAAGTACCTTACTATGATGTACCAACATATGAAAAATACATTATTAAAGATTGTAGACATAAAGGTAAAACTGTAATTGTTGCAACTCAAATGTTAGATTCATTAGAAACTAAAATCCAACCAACAAGAGCAGAAGTTACTGACGTGTTTTTTGCAGTTGAAAGAGGAACAGACTGTACTATGCTTTCTGGAGAAACTGCAAA is drawn from Malacoplasma penetrans HF-2 and contains these coding sequences:
- a CDS encoding Abi family protein, with product MIRMSEKEIREFLQKLGLKIENWIKLANFLSIYPTDRIIKDYFYIFLDKNTDMFYEGTTDTDIISLIMFDKEISTNLLKWLLIFETRFKKILIEKWVDIAKPKTDKVYLLNENDFIKLIPNIRKNNLDFKKFTYSLFEHVSNSEFLQDYHSLKDIPFHDLSYSWTFATAINFYRVVSDQVQKEILIEFNIPFEFKDYFHKALNVFLKIRNTISHNHIIYNFKTNLYRLEFNKIYKYLFKEDNQLNQPINLNQIMTFLDYLLNWKHCKKEFEDKLKDLKILNKAKENLIKLFYGLEY
- a CDS encoding NifU family protein gives rise to the protein MLDNNTNKIIDEIKDVIDSIRFYINQDGGDLEFVDYNPEKGEVTIKILGECIGCSLIDVTYKEGLETILKNEVEGVKSVIVTE
- a CDS encoding transketolase family protein translates to MNKGTKTPAINKNDRFVNLTIDTLRVLSCEMIAEAKSGHPGIALGAAPILYTLFKNHLVADPTKSFLNRDRFVMSAGHGSALLYAVMHLSGYDISLNDLKNFRKINSKTAGHPENILIDGVDISTGPLGQGVGAAVGMAIAETKMNQYFKKYNLVNYYTYCLLGDGCFQEGVSFEALSIAAKYKLNKLIFLYDSNDVQLEGRVADSTVIDTKKYFESIGLNYIKVANGNDYNEINEAILLAKKSEEKPTIIEIKTKIGFGSVHEDSPKSHGAPLSEEEIDLLKNKLNYHNEKFEISKNAYFDFESFKKRGTKARESFEEKVKKLKAADPTKYKVLENILNKEISFDKKAFSDYQKTKDSTRNLSNYVLSKIAEINPLLTLLSPDISSSTKINFAKGGVYSTDNRLGMNLNLGVREFAMGTIINGICSTGLKAIGSTFLPFSDYCKAAIRLSSVSKNPGVFVFSHDSIAVGEDGPTHQAVEQLWGLRLIPNHYLIRPCNLDETIKAFEIALTNTESTFSIITSRQEFDLPNGAASKVSRGAYAIKSDRQAIVNILATGSEVALAFQVESILSSKYNIKANIISVPCVELFLKQIESYEKAVLGTTLDASRTVSIEFGSSLPWSRYAGIRIGVNKFGLSGTFESVCKKMKLTAEDIAEKINNSLPKLKKGETLVNN
- the pyk gene encoding pyruvate kinase, which gives rise to MKMIKKTKITATLGPSITGKIFTLADFNKPENKGVIETAKKNLAALFDAGVNVVRFNFSHGDYEEQTIRLNLVREVAKEKGVNISTMLDTKGPEIRVYKTSEKEVEIKSDSKVRIYTTKKEIGTSEKFSVLDSTGTYNMAKDVQPGNTIFVDDGKLKLEVISSNVEEGIIETIARNTWILRENKRINLPDSNYSIPFMSDKDRNDIIFAIKNKFDYIAASFVNTGDNVREIKKILKEHGGEHIQIISKIETMTGIKSLDDIIDESDSIMVARGDLGLEVPYYDVPTYEKYIIKDCRHKGKTVIVATQMLDSLETKIQPTRAEVTDVFFAVERGTDCTMLSGETANGMYPINAVEVMAKIDVSSENFFDYGRAIDVYFKETPFMKEKVGTLATTIATLVAPKRVIDNHGFDYSSIVVFGNDTRLIQALSNIRCAAPIFFVTDKKEYATRFGLNYGVFVKVVDNVEHAIANKTEIIDAINSQLPEVKKTVVVINDSIYKH